CTCAGTGAGAATCTCTCCGTGCTCCAATGCCGTTGTGAAGAAATCAGTAAAAAACTCATCAATTGGCACTGTCCGAACTCCAGAAGCCCTAGTAATCTCAATCTCTGCTCGGTAGGCCAGCATTGTTGCCGGATGATCATTGGCGGGATCACCGTGGGCTAGATTACCCCCCACAGTTGCAAGATTCCGAACCTGGGGATCTGCAATCATCTTCGTGGTATCCACTAATAACGGATAGCGTTCACTAATCCAGGGTAGATCTTCTAGAACCACTTCACGGGCCATTGTACCGATTTTCAGAAAACCACCTTCCTCCTGGACGTAGTCCAAGCCAGGAAGGTGGCTAATATCAATCAAGTGGCTCGGCTCTGCGAAGCGTAAGCGCATCGCAGGGATCAGGCTATGACCGCCAGCCAGCACCTTGGCTTCATCTCCATGTTCATGTAGCAGGGCAATGGCTTCCGGCAGAGTGGCCGGAACCAAGTAATCAAAGGTAGGGGGTATCATGTTGGCTCTCCCTCAGGCTCGTGGACTCCTGACACAAGACCAGGATCACCTGGCACCTGCATTCAGGCAAGACGATCGACAGTGGCAGATTTAGGCTACCACTAATTTGTCACACCAAAATAGAACAACAGTAA
The window above is part of the SAR324 cluster bacterium genome. Proteins encoded here:
- a CDS encoding xanthine dehydrogenase family protein subunit M, with protein sequence MIPPTFDYLVPATLPEAIALLHEHGDEAKVLAGGHSLIPAMRLRFAEPSHLIDISHLPGLDYVQEEGGFLKIGTMAREVVLEDLPWISERYPLLVDTTKMIADPQVRNLATVGGNLAHGDPANDHPATMLAYRAEIEITRASGVRTVPIDEFFTDFFTTALEHGEILTEIRIPIPPARSGGCYLKVERKVGDYAAAAVAVQLSLAADGSIEQAGIGLTNVAALPTRAVNAENALRGQQPSDVLFARAGELAADASNPADDLRGSAEYKLTLIRELTQRALRRSVERAQGRS